In Streptomyces sp. SLBN-118, the following are encoded in one genomic region:
- a CDS encoding histidine phosphatase family protein: MTVRVMLVSPATSAALREARFGGDGPLDEAGARHARAAAGAPARADRFLSGPSRRCRETAAELGAGAAVAEVLEELGDWDMGSWRGRRLDEVGVSEPEAVSAWLTDPAAAPHGGESLLALCERVGGWLQSLPDDAGRVLAVTEPAVARAAVVHALALPAEAFWRLDVEPLTLTELSGRAGRWNLRCGRPLGGESG, translated from the coding sequence ATGACGGTACGGGTGATGTTGGTCTCACCTGCGACGAGCGCGGCGCTGCGGGAGGCCCGCTTCGGCGGGGACGGTCCGCTGGACGAGGCGGGAGCACGGCACGCGCGGGCCGCGGCGGGTGCGCCGGCGAGGGCGGACCGGTTCCTGAGCGGGCCCTCCCGGCGCTGCCGGGAGACTGCCGCGGAGTTGGGGGCCGGGGCAGCCGTAGCCGAGGTCTTGGAGGAACTCGGCGACTGGGACATGGGGAGCTGGCGGGGGCGGCGGCTGGACGAGGTCGGTGTGAGCGAACCGGAGGCGGTGTCGGCCTGGCTGACCGACCCGGCGGCCGCACCGCACGGCGGCGAGTCGCTGCTGGCGCTGTGCGAACGGGTGGGCGGCTGGCTGCAGTCGCTGCCGGACGACGCCGGGAGGGTGCTGGCGGTCACCGAACCTGCCGTGGCACGGGCGGCGGTCGTCCACGCGCTGGCTCTGCCCGCGGAGGCGTTCTGGCGGCTGGACGTCGAGCCGCTGACGCTGACGGAGCTGAGCGGGCGGGCGGGGCGGTGGAACCTGCGGTGCGGGAGGCCGCTGGGCGGGGAGTCGGGATGA
- a CDS encoding DUF1775 domain-containing protein yields MVRVRPRNHPPGSNHQRPVAQVHHGPWTPSEDGSTVGGKALATRTDAVHSITVTQLPDAKSLAFKTIETYGDGTVDRWIELPGGGAEPENPAPVLALKPAAPGPRRVGPHRPRPRPPPRQRRSRARPRPGRPRRRPRRTTTATAPPSRSSSPPW; encoded by the coding sequence GTGGTCAGGGTTCGCCCGCGAAACCATCCACCGGGCAGCAATCACCAACGCCCCGTGGCCCAGGTTCACCACGGACCCTGGACGCCGTCCGAAGACGGCTCCACCGTCGGCGGAAAGGCGCTGGCCACCCGCACGGACGCGGTGCACAGCATCACCGTCACGCAGCTGCCGGACGCCAAGTCCCTCGCTTTCAAGACCATCGAGACGTATGGCGACGGCACGGTGGACCGCTGGATCGAGCTCCCGGGCGGCGGCGCGGAGCCGGAGAACCCGGCGCCGGTGCTCGCCCTGAAGCCGGCAGCACCGGGGCCGCGGCGAGTAGGGCCGCACCGACCCCGACCCCGTCCGCCTCCGCGCCAACGACGGAGCCGAGCACGCCCACGACCGGGGCGACCGAGGAGGCGGCCGAGAAGGACGACGACGGCGACGGCGCCACCATCGCGGTCATCGTCGCCGCCGTGGTGA